Proteins encoded together in one Deinococcus hopiensis KR-140 window:
- a CDS encoding PaaI family thioesterase gives MLPTPEQLSEFGSGFLPGLIGIRFTQVEARLLRSEFTVRPELLAPNGFLHAASVVALADTTCGYGTRLLLPEGANGFTTIELKSNHLGTAREGVVTCEARAVHTGRTTQVWDAEVRTPGGKVIALFRCTQAVLYPKG, from the coding sequence ATGCTTCCCACCCCCGAACAACTCAGCGAATTCGGCTCGGGTTTCCTGCCCGGGCTGATCGGCATCCGCTTTACGCAAGTCGAGGCGCGGCTGCTCAGAAGCGAGTTCACCGTGCGGCCCGAGCTCCTCGCGCCCAACGGCTTTCTGCACGCGGCGAGCGTGGTTGCGCTGGCGGACACCACCTGCGGCTACGGCACCCGCCTGCTGTTGCCCGAGGGCGCAAATGGCTTTACCACCATCGAACTCAAGAGTAACCACCTGGGCACTGCCCGCGAAGGCGTGGTGACCTGCGAGGCCCGCGCCGTTCATACTGGGCGCACCACCCAGGTCTGGGACGCCGAGGTCCGCACGCCGGGCGGCAAGGTGATCGCGCTGTTCCGCTGCACGCAAGCGGTGCTGTACCCGAAGGGATGA
- a CDS encoding aminotransferase class V-fold PLP-dependent enzyme, producing the protein MTDSTREAHLPLNRQRLIAPGPVEVEPRVLLELAQPQMHHRAAAGIEKLMEARTKLTALLGDPYDAVITTSSGTGAFEGALVSLTPEGSKVVNAQAGKFSERWGEMSRRLGYDTALVAKPWGEVLDPDEIASAAKDAHTLLITHSETSTGALHDLQAIAGAAKAHNPDLIVIADCITSYGVAELRPAAWGVDAIVSGSQKGTATPPGLGFVLFSPEVQERMIPATGRGFYLDLTRELKGQKAGSTPQTPAINLIYALSLALDRLLSVPLEVLWAEKRRQADALTAAGTALGARAWAPRTTPAVAVLRPPVPLTGRQVSARLAEMGQRALPGQAPHEDAVFRISTLGYADRYDALGIAGILEDAFAGLGVNFERGAAVGAAWAALRETRAISPLVGQAG; encoded by the coding sequence ATGACCGACTCCACGCGCGAGGCCCACCTGCCCCTGAACCGTCAGCGTCTGATCGCCCCCGGCCCGGTGGAGGTGGAGCCGCGCGTGCTGCTGGAACTTGCCCAGCCGCAGATGCACCACCGCGCGGCGGCGGGAATCGAAAAGCTGATGGAGGCCCGCACCAAGCTCACCGCGCTGCTCGGTGACCCCTACGACGCCGTGATTACCACCAGCAGTGGGACCGGAGCCTTTGAGGGAGCCCTCGTCAGCTTGACTCCGGAGGGCAGCAAGGTGGTCAATGCCCAGGCGGGAAAATTCAGTGAGCGCTGGGGCGAGATGAGCCGCAGGCTGGGCTACGACACCGCGCTGGTGGCGAAGCCCTGGGGCGAGGTGCTGGACCCGGACGAGATCGCCAGCGCGGCGAAGGACGCCCACACCCTGCTGATCACCCACAGCGAGACGAGCACGGGCGCGCTGCATGACCTCCAGGCCATCGCAGGGGCGGCAAAGGCGCACAACCCGGACCTGATCGTCATCGCTGACTGCATCACCTCCTACGGGGTGGCGGAGTTGCGGCCCGCCGCGTGGGGGGTGGACGCCATCGTCAGCGGCAGCCAGAAGGGCACGGCCACGCCGCCCGGCCTCGGCTTCGTGCTGTTTTCGCCTGAGGTGCAGGAGCGCATGATCCCGGCGACGGGACGCGGCTTCTACCTTGACCTGACCCGCGAGCTGAAGGGCCAGAAGGCGGGCAGCACCCCCCAGACGCCCGCCATCAACCTGATCTACGCGCTCTCGCTGGCGCTGGACCGTCTGCTTTCCGTGCCGCTGGAAGTGCTGTGGGCCGAAAAGCGGCGGCAGGCCGACGCGCTGACCGCCGCCGGAACTGCCCTCGGTGCCCGCGCCTGGGCCCCCCGCACCACGCCCGCCGTCGCCGTGCTGCGGCCCCCCGTTCCGCTGACCGGACGGCAGGTGTCGGCCCGCCTCGCGGAGATGGGGCAGCGCGCCCTCCCCGGCCAGGCTCCCCACGAAGACGCGGTGTTCCGCATCTCCACCCTGGGCTACGCTGACCGCTACGACGCCTTGGGCATTGCGGGCATTCTGGAAGACGCTTTCGCTGGGCTGGGCGTGAACTTCGAGCGCGGCGCGGCGGTGGGGGCCGCGTGGGCGGCGCTGAGGGAGACGCGGGCCATCTCCCCGCTCGTGGGTCAGGCGGGCTGA
- a CDS encoding FAD-dependent oxidoreductase, giving the protein MRIVVVGGVAAGMSAASRARRTDPDATVTVFERGGEISYGACGLPYVIAGQVENFGDLIARTPNQMRERGIDVKVRHEVSGVDPSARTLTVHDRQSGRSVTEPYDRLLIATGSSPVRPDWARTGLVGVHVLRDLQDGLALKASVKGARRACIIGGGYIGLEMAEALREQGLDVTILEKGPEVAGRILDRLDQRRLRAEVEKHGVEVRCGLTVEALTGTHGRVTAVQTSEGPVETDLVVIAIGVRPNTALAEAAGVSLGKTGAVAVNARQETDVEGVYAAGDNCEAQHRVSGKQVYIPLGLTANRMGRVAGVNMTGGDAHFPGIVGTGIFRTFNLGVARTGLTQAEAEALGLDAASVDVDSTDHAGYFPDAAPIHVRMTGERGSGRLLGAQLLGQPHSVKRVDVVAALLHVGAGVEDLFGSDLAYAPPFSTTWDVLLVAADRLRRELGGEATPLRR; this is encoded by the coding sequence ATGCGGATTGTGGTGGTGGGCGGGGTGGCGGCGGGCATGAGCGCGGCGAGTCGGGCCAGGCGGACGGACCCGGACGCGACCGTTACGGTCTTTGAGCGCGGCGGCGAGATCAGCTACGGGGCCTGCGGGCTGCCCTACGTGATCGCCGGACAGGTGGAAAACTTCGGTGACCTGATCGCCCGCACGCCGAACCAGATGCGCGAGCGGGGCATCGACGTCAAGGTGCGCCACGAGGTCAGTGGAGTGGACCCTTCGGCCCGCACCCTCACGGTGCATGACCGCCAGTCGGGCCGCTCGGTCACCGAACCCTATGACCGCCTCCTCATCGCCACGGGATCGAGCCCCGTCCGCCCCGACTGGGCCAGAACGGGCCTCGTGGGCGTTCACGTGTTGCGCGACCTGCAGGACGGTCTTGCCCTCAAGGCGAGCGTGAAAGGAGCGCGCCGGGCCTGCATCATCGGCGGAGGCTATATCGGCCTGGAGATGGCTGAGGCGCTGCGCGAGCAGGGGCTGGACGTGACCATCCTGGAAAAGGGGCCGGAAGTGGCCGGACGTATCCTGGACCGCCTGGACCAGCGCCGCCTGCGTGCCGAGGTGGAAAAGCACGGCGTGGAAGTCCGCTGCGGCTTAACGGTGGAGGCCCTGACGGGAACGCATGGGCGCGTGACCGCCGTGCAGACGAGCGAAGGCCCGGTGGAAACGGACCTCGTGGTGATCGCCATCGGGGTGCGCCCCAACACGGCGCTGGCCGAGGCGGCGGGCGTATCGCTGGGCAAGACGGGAGCCGTCGCGGTGAATGCCCGGCAGGAGACGGACGTGGAGGGCGTCTACGCGGCGGGCGACAACTGCGAGGCGCAGCACCGCGTCTCCGGCAAGCAGGTCTATATCCCCCTGGGCCTCACCGCCAACCGCATGGGGCGCGTCGCGGGGGTAAACATGACGGGCGGCGACGCGCACTTTCCCGGCATCGTGGGCACCGGCATTTTCAGGACCTTTAACCTGGGTGTAGCCCGCACCGGCCTGACGCAGGCCGAGGCCGAGGCGCTGGGTCTGGACGCCGCCAGCGTGGATGTGGATAGCACGGACCACGCGGGCTACTTCCCCGACGCCGCACCCATCCACGTCCGGATGACGGGTGAGCGCGGCAGCGGGCGGCTGCTGGGGGCGCAGCTGCTAGGCCAGCCACACAGCGTCAAGCGCGTGGACGTGGTGGCGGCCCTGCTGCACGTGGGCGCGGGCGTGGAGGACCTTTTTGGCAGTGACCTCGCCTACGCCCCGCCCTTTTCCACGACGTGGGACGTGCTGCTCGTGGCGGCGGACCGGCTGCGGCGGGAGCTGGGGGGGGAGGCCACTCCACTTCGGCGCTGA
- the dtd gene encoding D-aminoacyl-tRNA deacylase: MRAVLQRVTRATCTVDGEVTGETGPGFLVLLGVAPVDTPETARALAAKIVKLRVFGDDSGRMNRSVLDIGGGVLSVSQFTLYADARRGNRPSFTGAAAPDLARALYGEFNAALRSQGVSVGEGIFGAHMVLDLTNDGPVTLVLDTAE, from the coding sequence ATGCGCGCCGTGCTGCAGCGGGTAACGCGCGCCACCTGCACGGTGGACGGTGAAGTCACGGGTGAGACGGGCCCCGGCTTTCTGGTGCTGCTGGGCGTGGCCCCGGTCGACACGCCCGAAACGGCCCGCGCCCTCGCCGCCAAGATCGTCAAGCTGCGCGTCTTCGGTGACGACTCGGGCAGGATGAACCGCAGCGTGCTGGACATCGGCGGTGGGGTACTGAGCGTCAGCCAGTTCACCCTGTATGCCGACGCGCGCCGGGGCAATCGGCCGAGCTTTACCGGAGCCGCCGCGCCGGACCTCGCCCGCGCCCTGTATGGGGAATTTAACGCGGCGCTGCGCTCGCAGGGCGTGTCGGTGGGGGAGGGCATCTTCGGCGCGCATATGGTGCTGGACCTGACGAACGACGGCCCGGTTACGCTGGTGTTGGATACGGCAGAGTGA
- the aat gene encoding leucyl/phenylalanyl-tRNA--protein transferase, with the protein MPPASAFLQHPDPLTREVARGYASGAFLMDNGDGVQWYGVDTRALVPLTEADGLHVARRLRRELDRFEVRVDSAFGDVVEGCRGRLPGAPERDGEWISPPLAAMYAHLFDSGLAHSFEVWRDGELAGGILGLALGGAFIAESKFHRVTNASKAALVRLAGHLHAQSFTLLDAQIQNPHLARLGVYEVGGKEYRRRLREALEREAKL; encoded by the coding sequence ATGCCCCCAGCCTCCGCCTTTCTCCAGCATCCGGACCCCCTCACGCGCGAGGTGGCGCGGGGGTACGCCTCGGGCGCATTCCTGATGGACAACGGCGACGGCGTGCAGTGGTACGGGGTAGACACGCGGGCGCTGGTGCCCCTCACCGAGGCGGACGGCCTGCATGTGGCGCGGCGACTGCGGCGGGAACTGGACCGCTTTGAGGTCCGGGTGGATAGCGCTTTCGGGGACGTGGTGGAGGGTTGCCGGGGCCGCCTGCCCGGCGCGCCCGAGCGCGACGGCGAGTGGATCAGTCCGCCCCTCGCAGCGATGTACGCCCACCTGTTCGACTCGGGACTGGCCCATTCCTTTGAGGTCTGGCGGGATGGAGAACTCGCGGGCGGCATCCTGGGCCTGGCCCTCGGCGGAGCCTTTATCGCGGAAAGCAAGTTTCACCGGGTGACCAACGCGAGCAAGGCGGCCCTCGTGCGGCTGGCCGGGCATCTGCACGCGCAGAGCTTTACGCTGCTTGATGCCCAGATACAAAACCCCCACCTCGCCCGGCTGGGGGTCTACGAGGTGGGGGGGAAGGAGTACCGGCGGCGGCTGCGGGAGGCGCTGGAGCGGGAGGCAAAACTGTAG
- a CDS encoding peptidoglycan DD-metalloendopeptidase family protein: MTLRPLGHVLLLAAALLTGVAGAYTVKPGDTLYSIARANGITVPELMRLNGLTGTTIEVGQVLRLTGEAPAKPPPAAASTTPPLTPAGTPAPLPRPLPPGTAQLAGVTVSAPASLRMGDAFVLHLSGPRAGQATVSFPSEVGEDVRRPNEVLTPIGAAGEYVVPGRVVLGKTTPAVYEVRVGGDLVRGSIPVTGLGQTVQHLNLPPAISRKLEDPGRKAEDAAVEKAYALRTPQAWTKPFRPAAQVGAQSSAFGQPRTYVAGGPVQYHYGTDYPARVGTPVTAVNDGTVILAGKYPVRGGLVVIDHGAGVTSLYFHQSKVIVKPGQKVTRGQKLGEVGSTGLSAGPHLHLEIRVRGEGTAPAGWMNRIWPK; encoded by the coding sequence ATGACACTCCGTCCCCTGGGCCATGTCCTGCTGCTCGCCGCTGCCCTGCTGACCGGCGTGGCCGGGGCCTACACGGTCAAACCCGGAGACACCCTGTATTCCATCGCCCGCGCCAACGGCATCACCGTGCCCGAGCTGATGCGCCTCAACGGCCTGACGGGCACCACCATTGAGGTGGGGCAAGTGCTGCGGCTGACGGGGGAGGCCCCGGCCAAACCTCCGCCTGCAGCGGCCTCCACCACGCCGCCCCTGACCCCGGCAGGCACCCCCGCACCATTGCCCCGTCCCCTTCCCCCCGGCACCGCGCAGCTCGCCGGGGTGACGGTCAGCGCTCCCGCCAGCCTCCGCATGGGCGACGCCTTCGTGCTGCACCTCAGCGGGCCGCGTGCCGGGCAGGCCACGGTCAGTTTTCCCAGCGAGGTGGGCGAGGATGTGCGCAGGCCAAACGAGGTGCTGACCCCCATTGGGGCTGCCGGGGAATACGTGGTACCGGGGCGTGTGGTGCTGGGCAAGACCACGCCCGCCGTGTACGAGGTGCGGGTAGGCGGCGATCTGGTGCGCGGCAGCATTCCGGTGACTGGGCTCGGGCAGACGGTGCAGCACCTCAACCTGCCCCCGGCGATCAGCCGCAAGCTTGAAGACCCTGGGCGCAAGGCCGAAGACGCTGCCGTCGAAAAGGCGTACGCCCTGCGGACGCCGCAGGCCTGGACCAAACCCTTTCGGCCCGCGGCGCAGGTTGGCGCCCAGAGCAGCGCCTTTGGTCAGCCGCGCACCTATGTGGCGGGTGGGCCGGTGCAGTACCACTACGGCACCGACTACCCCGCACGCGTCGGTACGCCCGTGACGGCCGTCAACGACGGCACCGTGATCCTGGCGGGCAAGTACCCCGTGCGTGGCGGACTGGTGGTCATCGACCACGGTGCGGGCGTGACCAGCCTGTATTTCCACCAGAGCAAGGTCATTGTCAAGCCGGGGCAAAAGGTCACGCGCGGTCAGAAACTCGGTGAGGTGGGCAGCACAGGCCTGAGCGCCGGGCCCCACCTTCACCTCGAAATCCGCGTGCGCGGCGAGGGCACGGCCCCAGCGGGGTGGATGAACCGGATCTGGCCGAAGTGA
- a CDS encoding Nramp family divalent metal transporter, producing MTARAAEILSQRGEKRRGLGRVAPFLGPAIIASIAYMDPGNFATNIQGGARFGYSLLWVILAANLMAMLIQNLSSKLGIATGKNLPEVIRERWPRPLVWLYWVQAEVVAMATDLAEFLGAALAIHLLTGLPLIWGAAITGVLTFALLGLQKRGFRPLEIAILGFVLAIGVAYLVQFVLAHPGMAALGGFVPTFQGKEAVYLAVGIIGATVMPHVIYLHSALTQGRIPTRTDEEKVRLSRLNRIDVLIAMGFAGLINMSMLAVSAATFYKGGVASDGNLETAYRTLTPLLGPAAAIAFAIALLASGLSSSAVGTMAGQVIMQGFVGFHIPIWLRRTITMLPAFVVILMGLDATSTLVLSQVVLSFGVPFALVPLLMFTARRDVMGVLQSRPHITALGWLFAAIIIGLNGYLLWGTFVK from the coding sequence ATGACCGCCCGCGCCGCCGAGATCCTCAGCCAGCGTGGAGAAAAGCGGCGCGGGCTGGGGCGCGTGGCGCCGTTTCTGGGTCCGGCCATCATCGCCTCCATCGCCTATATGGACCCCGGCAACTTCGCCACCAACATCCAGGGCGGGGCCCGCTTCGGCTACTCGCTGCTGTGGGTGATCCTGGCCGCCAACCTGATGGCGATGCTGATTCAGAACCTCAGCTCCAAGCTGGGCATTGCCACGGGCAAGAATCTCCCCGAAGTAATCCGCGAGCGCTGGCCCCGGCCCCTGGTGTGGCTGTACTGGGTGCAGGCCGAGGTGGTGGCGATGGCGACCGACCTGGCTGAGTTCCTGGGTGCGGCCCTCGCCATCCATCTGCTCACCGGCTTACCGCTGATCTGGGGAGCGGCGATCACGGGCGTGCTGACCTTCGCGCTGCTGGGGCTGCAAAAGCGCGGCTTCCGCCCGCTGGAAATCGCCATTCTGGGCTTCGTGCTCGCCATCGGGGTGGCGTACCTCGTGCAGTTCGTGCTGGCGCATCCGGGGATGGCGGCGCTGGGCGGTTTCGTACCCACCTTTCAGGGCAAGGAGGCCGTGTACCTGGCCGTGGGCATCATTGGGGCCACCGTCATGCCCCACGTCATCTACCTGCACTCGGCACTGACGCAGGGCCGCATTCCCACCCGCACGGACGAGGAAAAGGTGCGGCTCTCGCGGCTTAACCGCATCGACGTGCTGATTGCCATGGGCTTTGCCGGACTGATCAACATGAGCATGCTGGCGGTCAGCGCGGCCACCTTCTACAAGGGGGGCGTGGCAAGCGACGGCAACCTGGAAACGGCCTACCGCACGCTGACGCCGCTGCTCGGCCCGGCCGCCGCCATCGCCTTTGCAATCGCGCTGCTCGCCAGCGGCCTGAGCAGCAGCGCCGTGGGCACGATGGCCGGACAGGTCATCATGCAGGGCTTCGTGGGCTTTCATATCCCGATCTGGCTGCGCCGCACCATCACCATGCTGCCGGCCTTCGTGGTGATCTTGATGGGTCTGGACGCCACCTCCACGCTGGTGCTGTCGCAGGTGGTCCTGAGCTTCGGCGTGCCCTTCGCCCTGGTGCCCCTCCTGATGTTCACCGCCCGCCGGGACGTAATGGGCGTGCTGCAAAGCCGTCCCCACATCACGGCACTGGGCTGGTTGTTCGCGGCGATCATCATCGGACTCAACGGATACCTGCTGTGGGGAACGTTCGTGAAGTGA
- a CDS encoding WD40 repeat domain-containing protein codes for MNPRFPASRRLLRWGMLSLLTAAPTARAVSGETRVPPDPLVLLGVAPGALPAQAGTPVPGLVAVRGRYSSHVRLLDAATGEERREVFLPPEVLLDVPPALSNDGRWLAVALMPDAGTGQGRVGILSTFPPVAPAPAAQVSALPSGFTFQKVLSGGLGGTHGLAFSPDGTRLVTLNRLGYAQLWDWQNGRRVTTVSSQTGAEPTRVEFSSDSRLFAPMFRAQTRTRIFDARTGEPRATLNGVGYGTFTPDGRGLLASRGRLVTVPEGREVPPPAYLLGTNGVLGFSADGARVLVRRTGVDVQGREWLELRDVATGKTLGALTRVWDGWPEALSPDGTTLIGGDGEGGIRLLPLAPR; via the coding sequence GTGAATCCCCGCTTCCCCGCATCCCGCCGCCTCCTGCGGTGGGGGATGCTGTCCCTGCTCACCGCCGCGCCGACCGCCCGCGCCGTGTCCGGCGAAACCCGTGTGCCGCCCGATCCCCTCGTGCTCCTGGGCGTCGCTCCCGGGGCCCTACCTGCCCAGGCGGGCACGCCCGTCCCCGGCCTCGTCGCCGTACGGGGGCGCTACAGCTCGCACGTCCGCCTGCTTGACGCCGCTACCGGTGAGGAGCGCCGCGAGGTCTTTTTGCCCCCTGAGGTGCTGCTGGATGTGCCCCCGGCCCTCAGTAACGACGGGCGCTGGCTGGCCGTGGCCCTGATGCCCGACGCCGGCACCGGGCAGGGGCGCGTCGGCATTCTCAGCACCTTTCCCCCCGTTGCGCCCGCTCCGGCGGCCCAGGTGTCGGCGCTGCCCTCCGGCTTCACCTTTCAGAAGGTGCTTAGCGGTGGGCTGGGCGGTACCCATGGCCTCGCCTTCAGCCCCGACGGGACCCGGCTCGTGACCCTGAACCGCTTGGGATATGCGCAGCTGTGGGACTGGCAGAACGGGCGGCGCGTGACCACTGTGTCCAGCCAGACGGGCGCGGAGCCCACCCGCGTGGAGTTTAGCTCCGACAGCCGCCTCTTCGCCCCGATGTTCCGGGCCCAGACGCGCACCCGCATTTTCGACGCGCGCACTGGCGAGCCGCGCGCCACCTTGAACGGTGTCGGCTACGGCACCTTTACGCCCGATGGCCGGGGGCTGCTCGCCTCGCGCGGGCGGCTGGTCACTGTGCCCGAGGGCCGCGAGGTTCCGCCGCCCGCCTACCTGCTGGGCACGAACGGCGTCCTGGGCTTTAGCGCCGACGGCGCACGCGTCCTCGTGCGCCGCACGGGCGTGGACGTGCAGGGCCGCGAGTGGCTGGAACTGCGCGATGTGGCGACGGGCAAGACGCTGGGGGCCCTGACCCGCGTGTGGGACGGTTGGCCCGAGGCCCTCAGCCCCGACGGCACCACCCTTATCGGTGGCGACGGTGAGGGCGGCATCCGGCTGTTGCCATTGGCACCCCGCTGA
- a CDS encoding DsbA family protein — translation MKRTGLMVAVAAALALGTNAGAQLYSTPAEVTANPLVKGFTVSGLTLSQGQTRVTLDLAGGRLVGLLVQGQGAQEVARGLVLAWGGEEKNVADLARSLGAEEVKAQARTAQGFAEDSEGTVLRLKVTGSGNAERWSAYTSLLIHPDSAFPTTANAEGNSKAPNVLRVFSDFQCPYCKRMWDTAHRTWAAQPNVYRVVHYHFPLEQHENAEPAAIASECAAAQGKFWPYADQLFSRVEDWVPQPNPTAKFVEYARALKLNVGTFQKCLTSAAPRTAVRAQYAAGLKVDVRGTPSVYLNGVQMQDYSDAEEAALIRTVTAASPSAAQVIEARLKALR, via the coding sequence GTGAAACGAACAGGTCTTATGGTGGCCGTCGCAGCGGCCCTGGCGCTGGGAACAAATGCGGGGGCGCAGCTCTACAGCACCCCTGCCGAGGTGACGGCCAATCCGCTGGTGAAGGGCTTTACGGTCAGCGGCCTCACCCTCAGCCAGGGCCAGACCAGGGTAACGTTGGACCTGGCCGGGGGCCGGCTGGTGGGGCTGCTTGTCCAGGGGCAGGGCGCGCAGGAGGTGGCGCGCGGCCTGGTACTGGCCTGGGGCGGCGAGGAGAAGAACGTCGCCGACTTGGCCCGCTCCCTGGGCGCGGAGGAGGTGAAGGCGCAGGCCCGCACCGCCCAAGGCTTCGCCGAAGACAGCGAGGGCACCGTGCTGCGCCTCAAGGTCACGGGCAGCGGCAACGCCGAGCGCTGGAGCGCCTACACCTCGCTGCTGATTCACCCGGACAGCGCCTTTCCCACCACGGCCAACGCCGAGGGCAATTCCAAGGCCCCGAACGTGCTGCGCGTCTTCAGCGATTTTCAGTGCCCCTACTGCAAACGGATGTGGGACACGGCGCACCGGACCTGGGCGGCGCAGCCGAACGTCTACCGCGTCGTGCATTACCACTTTCCGCTGGAACAGCATGAGAACGCCGAACCTGCGGCCATCGCCAGCGAGTGCGCGGCGGCGCAGGGCAAGTTCTGGCCCTACGCGGACCAGCTCTTCAGCCGAGTCGAGGACTGGGTGCCCCAGCCCAACCCCACGGCGAAGTTCGTGGAGTATGCCCGCGCCCTGAAACTGAACGTGGGCACCTTCCAGAAGTGCCTGACGAGCGCCGCGCCCCGCACCGCCGTCCGCGCCCAGTATGCGGCGGGCCTGAAGGTGGACGTGCGGGGCACCCCCAGCGTCTACCTCAACGGCGTGCAGATGCAGGACTACAGCGACGCAGAAGAAGCGGCCCTGATCCGCACGGTGACGGCGGCTTCTCCAAGTGCGGCGCAGGTTATCGAAGCCCGTCTGAAAGCGCTGCGCTAG
- a CDS encoding DUF1844 domain-containing protein, which yields MPHPEFVGLVNTLQATAEAAMGELNAATASAARDGLLTEGRARQTAERSLKLLTMLAEKTRGNLDFGEAELLTDAIGALRARLGN from the coding sequence ATGCCCCACCCCGAATTCGTCGGACTCGTGAATACCCTCCAAGCCACCGCCGAGGCGGCCATGGGCGAACTCAACGCCGCTACCGCCAGCGCTGCCCGCGACGGCCTCCTGACAGAGGGCCGCGCGCGGCAGACGGCCGAGCGCTCGCTGAAACTGCTCACCATGCTGGCCGAAAAGACGCGCGGCAACCTCGACTTCGGTGAAGCCGAACTGCTCACCGACGCCATCGGTGCTTTGCGCGCGCGCCTCGGCAATTGA
- the serA gene encoding phosphoglycerate dehydrogenase: protein MTASVLTSPEQTHTVPLRVLICDEMNPGNLQHEGFEIDYEGNLPREETLRRLPGYDALITRSRTKVDRELLEAAGPRLKVIGRGGVGVDNIDLDACSRRGILVLNAPESNNVSAAELALMHLLAAARGLTRSDRKTRAGEWDRKFLGVELKDKTLGIVGLGRIGSIIADRAQGLRMNVVAFDPYVPENKFERLGVERAPSLDELLSRVDFLTVHTPLTEETLGMVGARELALLKPGAIVVNAARGGIVQEQALVDALHSGHLFGAGVDVFIEEPPVPEHPFLSAPNLGITAHLGANTREAQERVGAEIVGRVLAALHGDVSRGAVNAPALDAKTMEVLGGYLELGEKLGRILAQLLPGAHDLEITFRGEFPADPAPVVTSALVGYLSGSTDERPNMINARALAKERGLNLAVREVADSPDYQTEVIVKVTSGAQGERQRTRTVGGTVFGRSPRLTRLRDFRVELAPEGHILVASNQDRPGAVAKLSNLLGTWGINIAGMALGRAEKGGQALFTLTLDDSLTPEQLQAIRDLDVIDSAYLIRV, encoded by the coding sequence ATGACGGCTTCCGTTCTGACCAGCCCCGAGCAGACCCACACTGTGCCCCTGCGCGTGCTGATCTGCGACGAGATGAACCCAGGCAACCTCCAGCACGAGGGCTTCGAGATTGACTACGAGGGCAACCTCCCCCGAGAGGAGACGCTGCGCCGTCTGCCTGGGTACGACGCCCTGATCACCCGCAGCCGCACCAAGGTGGACCGCGAACTGCTGGAGGCCGCCGGACCGCGCCTGAAGGTAATCGGACGCGGCGGCGTGGGGGTGGACAACATTGATCTCGACGCCTGCTCGCGGCGGGGCATCCTGGTGCTGAACGCTCCCGAGAGCAACAACGTCTCGGCCGCCGAACTCGCGCTGATGCACCTGCTCGCCGCCGCGCGTGGGCTCACCCGTTCGGACCGCAAGACCCGCGCGGGGGAGTGGGACCGCAAGTTCCTGGGCGTGGAACTCAAGGACAAGACGCTGGGTATCGTCGGGCTGGGCCGCATCGGCAGCATTATTGCGGACCGCGCCCAGGGCCTGCGGATGAACGTGGTGGCTTTTGACCCCTACGTTCCCGAGAACAAGTTTGAGCGCCTGGGCGTGGAGCGGGCCCCTTCCCTTGACGAGCTGCTCTCGCGGGTGGACTTCCTGACGGTTCACACACCCCTGACCGAGGAAACGCTGGGCATGGTCGGTGCGCGGGAACTGGCCCTCTTGAAGCCCGGCGCCATCGTGGTGAACGCGGCGCGCGGCGGCATCGTGCAGGAGCAGGCGTTGGTGGACGCGCTGCACTCCGGCCACCTCTTCGGTGCGGGCGTGGACGTGTTTATCGAGGAGCCGCCCGTGCCCGAGCACCCCTTCCTGAGCGCGCCCAACCTGGGCATCACGGCGCACCTCGGGGCGAACACGCGGGAGGCGCAGGAACGGGTGGGCGCGGAGATCGTGGGGCGCGTGCTGGCCGCGCTGCACGGCGACGTTAGCCGGGGTGCGGTAAATGCCCCCGCCCTCGACGCCAAGACGATGGAGGTGCTGGGCGGTTACCTGGAACTGGGCGAGAAGCTGGGGCGTATCCTCGCGCAGCTGCTGCCCGGCGCGCACGATCTGGAAATCACCTTCCGGGGTGAGTTTCCCGCCGATCCCGCGCCCGTCGTCACGTCGGCCCTCGTGGGTTACCTCAGCGGCTCCACCGACGAGCGGCCCAACATGATCAATGCCCGGGCGCTCGCCAAGGAGCGCGGCCTGAACCTCGCCGTGCGTGAGGTGGCCGACAGCCCCGATTACCAGACCGAAGTGATCGTGAAGGTCACGAGCGGCGCGCAAGGCGAGCGCCAGCGCACCCGCACAGTGGGTGGCACGGTCTTCGGGCGCAGCCCCCGCCTGACCCGCCTGCGCGACTTCCGGGTAGAACTCGCTCCGGAAGGGCACATCCTCGTCGCCTCCAACCAGGACCGGCCGGGGGCCGTCGCCAAGTTGTCGAACCTGCTGGGCACCTGGGGCATCAACATCGCCGGGATGGCCCTGGGCCGCGCTGAGAAGGGCGGGCAGGCCCTGTTTACCCTGACGCTCGACGACAGCCTGACTCCCGAGCAGCTGCAGGCGATCCGGGACCTGGACGTGATCGACTCGGCGTATCTGATTCGGGTGTAA